In a genomic window of Microterricola viridarii:
- a CDS encoding enoyl-CoA hydratase-related protein, producing MTSPDGAPGAPATEDEALDQVLVERPAPGVVLVRLNRPEARNALSMPLRRRLAAVFWELEEDATVRAVVLTGAGRSFASGADINSMIGVSGVEMYQRHTERLWAAVGRFSRPVIAALNGHALGGGLELAMNADIIIAGESVTLGQPEVRLGILPGAGGTQRLLRAVGKFHAMRLCLTGELISAREGYDIGLVSRLVADSDVEDAAIEMATGIAALPGIAVEQIKEVLQLGADASLETAMALERKALHILFSTHDKEEGLRAFTEKRQPQFRGE from the coding sequence ATGACGAGCCCCGATGGCGCGCCCGGCGCGCCCGCAACCGAGGACGAGGCGCTCGACCAGGTGCTGGTAGAACGGCCAGCGCCCGGCGTGGTGCTGGTGCGGCTCAACCGGCCCGAGGCGCGCAATGCGCTCTCGATGCCGCTGCGCCGACGACTCGCCGCCGTGTTCTGGGAACTGGAGGAGGACGCCACCGTGCGAGCTGTCGTGCTCACCGGGGCCGGGCGCTCCTTCGCCTCCGGTGCCGACATCAACAGCATGATCGGCGTCTCCGGCGTGGAGATGTACCAGCGGCATACGGAACGTCTGTGGGCCGCCGTCGGCCGCTTCTCGCGCCCTGTCATCGCCGCCCTCAACGGCCACGCGCTCGGCGGCGGGCTCGAGCTCGCGATGAACGCCGACATCATCATCGCTGGGGAGAGCGTCACCCTCGGCCAGCCCGAGGTACGACTCGGCATCCTGCCCGGCGCCGGGGGCACGCAGCGCCTGCTCCGCGCCGTCGGCAAGTTCCACGCAATGCGCCTCTGCCTGACCGGCGAGCTGATCAGCGCCCGCGAAGGCTACGACATCGGACTAGTCTCGCGACTCGTTGCCGACTCGGATGTCGAGGATGCCGCGATCGAGATGGCGACGGGCATCGCAGCCCTGCCCGGCATCGCCGTCGAGCAGATCAAGGAGGTGCTCCAACTGGGCGCCGACGCCTCGCTCGAGACCGCGATGGCGCTGGAGCGCAAAGCCCTGCACATCCTGTTCTCCACCCACGACAAGGAAGAGGGCCTGCGCGCCTTCACCGAGAAGCGGCAGCCGCAGTTCCGCGGGGAGTGA
- a CDS encoding IclR family transcriptional regulator: MAGQPIEALARGLRVLEVLSSASGSMGNGQLSRATGLPPSTISRLTDSLVQLGYLRVSPESGAYMLTPKNLRLGYPVLANMPIAGRAQQAVDRLGDAAGMTAALAVRDDLHMSFLAIRRPRKARAVPLAVGGRLPISMSAAGVAFLRATHEPTRSRVTNAIYADLQRRGQPVEDFERRLAEPEKPVYVSLGGWHSDVGGVATAFRAGGELYALSLIARTDELAETDVAGELSEMLRETADELSD; the protein is encoded by the coding sequence ATGGCTGGCCAACCGATCGAAGCGCTCGCTCGGGGCCTGCGAGTCCTCGAGGTTCTGTCGAGCGCGAGCGGCTCGATGGGCAACGGCCAGCTGTCCCGCGCGACCGGTCTGCCGCCGTCGACGATCTCGCGGTTGACCGACAGCCTGGTGCAGCTCGGCTACCTGCGGGTGAGCCCGGAATCCGGCGCCTACATGCTCACGCCGAAAAACCTCCGGCTCGGCTACCCGGTGTTGGCGAACATGCCCATCGCCGGCCGAGCCCAGCAGGCAGTCGACCGGCTGGGCGATGCGGCCGGGATGACCGCGGCGCTCGCCGTGCGGGACGACCTGCACATGTCCTTTCTCGCGATTCGCCGGCCGCGCAAGGCGCGTGCCGTGCCGCTTGCTGTCGGCGGGCGCCTGCCGATCTCGATGTCGGCCGCCGGCGTCGCGTTCCTGCGCGCGACGCACGAACCGACCCGCTCGCGCGTGACGAACGCCATCTACGCCGACCTGCAGCGTCGCGGCCAGCCGGTCGAGGACTTCGAGCGCCGCCTGGCCGAGCCCGAGAAACCGGTATACGTGAGCCTCGGCGGCTGGCACTCGGATGTCGGCGGCGTGGCGACCGCGTTCCGCGCTGGAGGCGAGCTGTACGCGCTCAGCCTGATCGCGCGTACTGACGAGCTCGCCGAGACCGACGTCGCCGGCGAGCTCTCCGAGATGCTCCGGGAAACGGCGGACGAGCTCTCCGACTGA
- a CDS encoding TIGR00366 family protein: protein MKTSASERVASWYARYFPDSLIFALVLTVVAMALALIFTDSGPGDVLDAWFVGIPMLFTFAFQLAFTYAAALVLVDTPKVQQGIKWAASKITRPQTAYIATGVLGALTSFIGWYIGPVVTAIFARAIAKEMKNVDYRLISAIAYSSFVISLTGISGTIPLFVASEGPLTETIGGLIGLEDTTFSVMNLVSAAAIVIATTVTFYFIARNKKEIVSFADLAVSGGVPASAEAGGSEGEGDDSLGGSNTFADRVNKSRIPILTIGLLGLGYLVYFFAQNGLAGLNLNTVAFIALVIGFLAQKNAVAYAASFARNLVSTGSIMLQFPIYGGIASIFAATGLAGVLTDGLVSVATPETYLTITFLITGVLNLFVPSAGSQFVATAPFLIPGGEAFGIDNTLTVMAITYGDIWTNLIQPFWALLYFPILAVGTKLRVRDFMGYCLPILIIVGIIWILALNFLPLHL from the coding sequence GTGAAAACGTCGGCTTCGGAGAGGGTCGCCAGCTGGTACGCCCGTTACTTCCCCGACTCACTCATCTTCGCGCTCGTGCTCACCGTGGTCGCCATGGCGCTGGCCCTCATCTTCACGGACTCCGGCCCCGGCGATGTGCTGGACGCCTGGTTCGTCGGCATCCCGATGCTCTTCACGTTCGCCTTCCAACTCGCCTTCACCTATGCGGCCGCGCTCGTGCTCGTGGACACCCCCAAGGTGCAGCAGGGCATCAAGTGGGCCGCCAGCAAGATCACCCGCCCGCAGACCGCCTACATCGCGACCGGCGTGCTCGGCGCGCTGACCTCCTTCATCGGCTGGTACATCGGCCCAGTGGTGACGGCCATCTTCGCCCGGGCCATCGCCAAGGAGATGAAGAACGTCGACTACCGGCTCATCTCGGCCATCGCGTACTCCTCGTTCGTCATCTCCCTGACAGGAATCTCCGGCACCATCCCGCTGTTCGTCGCTTCCGAGGGCCCGCTCACCGAGACCATCGGCGGGCTCATCGGCCTGGAAGACACAACGTTCTCGGTGATGAACCTCGTCTCGGCGGCAGCCATCGTCATCGCGACCACCGTCACCTTCTACTTCATCGCCCGCAACAAGAAGGAGATCGTCTCCTTCGCCGACCTCGCCGTGTCCGGCGGCGTCCCGGCCTCGGCTGAGGCCGGCGGCAGCGAAGGTGAGGGCGACGACTCGCTCGGCGGCAGCAACACCTTCGCCGACCGGGTCAACAAGAGCCGGATCCCGATCCTCACGATCGGCCTGCTCGGCCTCGGCTACCTCGTCTACTTCTTCGCGCAGAACGGCCTGGCCGGCCTCAACCTGAACACGGTGGCCTTCATCGCCCTCGTCATCGGATTCCTCGCGCAGAAGAATGCGGTCGCCTATGCGGCATCCTTCGCCCGCAACCTGGTGTCGACGGGCTCGATCATGCTGCAGTTCCCGATCTACGGCGGCATCGCCTCCATCTTCGCGGCGACCGGTCTGGCCGGCGTCCTGACCGACGGCCTCGTCAGCGTCGCCACCCCGGAGACCTACCTGACGATCACCTTCCTGATCACCGGCGTGCTCAACCTGTTCGTGCCGTCGGCGGGCTCGCAGTTCGTCGCCACCGCGCCATTCCTCATTCCCGGCGGCGAGGCCTTCGGCATCGACAACACACTCACGGTCATGGCCATCACATACGGCGACATCTGGACCAACCTGATCCAGCCGTTCTGGGCCCTGCTCTACTTCCCCATCCTCGCCGTCGGCACCAAGCTGCGCGTGCGCGACTTCATGGGGTACTGCCTGCCCATCCTCATCATCGTCGGAATCATCTGGATCCTGGCGCTGAACTTCCTCCCGCTGCACCTGTAG
- a CDS encoding phenylacetate--CoA ligase family protein, which produces MREQTRPPYYHESMDWDRLTAEYEPPFEFMTGARLWSPERIAEEQLRRLRGAVERAASVPFYRRLWAEHGFSPADITSLDDLRRMPSYTIDDIRDSIERQPPLGDYQGVGFADAAHTPLRIYTSGGTTGTPRPTIYTQWDREVGAILSARTFYMQGIRPGDAVINAWAYSTHNAAWIMDHALWHWLGAIPITTSTGNVTPTEKQIEFAQLYGAASITATSDYLLHIADTARRMGLDPRTDFDFKTILSFGDTAAVEEAFGVPTYDSYAFHEVQYLAAECEAKDGLHIFEDAFIIEIVDFETGEALPPGHKGNIVVTALYKTGTSQLRYNIQDISASYELSQCSCGSWHKKLDYFQGRSDTMVKLRGVNVWPEACGKIVAGHPGVTGEYYCYAERVAPEGKVARDEMTIMVEKADGTGDSAVLRAELAALLKQKTGVAIGVELVERDGLRELTGHGHRAKLKRFEDRREAGR; this is translated from the coding sequence ATGCGCGAACAGACCCGTCCCCCCTACTACCACGAGAGCATGGACTGGGACCGGCTCACCGCCGAGTACGAGCCGCCGTTCGAGTTCATGACCGGGGCTCGGCTGTGGTCGCCCGAACGCATCGCCGAGGAGCAGCTCCGCCGGCTGCGCGGCGCCGTCGAGCGGGCGGCCAGCGTGCCGTTCTACCGGCGTCTGTGGGCCGAGCACGGCTTCTCGCCCGCAGACATCACCTCGCTCGACGACCTGCGCCGCATGCCGAGCTACACCATCGACGACATCCGCGACAGCATCGAGCGCCAGCCGCCGCTGGGCGACTACCAGGGGGTCGGTTTCGCGGACGCCGCGCACACCCCGCTGCGCATCTACACCTCGGGCGGCACCACCGGCACGCCCAGGCCGACGATCTACACGCAGTGGGACCGCGAGGTCGGGGCGATCCTTTCCGCCCGCACCTTCTACATGCAGGGCATCCGGCCCGGCGACGCCGTGATCAACGCCTGGGCTTACTCCACCCACAACGCGGCCTGGATCATGGACCACGCGCTCTGGCATTGGCTGGGCGCAATCCCCATCACCACGAGCACCGGCAACGTGACGCCGACCGAGAAGCAAATCGAGTTCGCCCAGCTCTACGGCGCGGCGTCCATCACCGCCACCTCGGACTACCTGCTGCACATCGCTGACACCGCTCGCCGCATGGGCCTGGACCCGCGGACGGACTTCGATTTCAAGACGATTCTCTCCTTCGGCGATACCGCCGCCGTCGAGGAGGCCTTCGGTGTGCCCACCTACGACTCCTACGCCTTCCACGAGGTGCAGTACCTCGCCGCGGAGTGTGAGGCGAAGGACGGCCTGCACATCTTCGAGGACGCCTTCATCATCGAGATCGTCGACTTCGAGACGGGCGAGGCGCTGCCCCCGGGGCACAAGGGCAACATCGTCGTCACAGCGCTCTACAAGACCGGCACCTCGCAGTTGCGCTACAACATCCAGGACATCTCGGCCAGCTACGAGCTCAGCCAGTGCTCCTGCGGCAGCTGGCACAAGAAGCTGGACTACTTCCAGGGCCGCAGCGACACTATGGTGAAATTGCGCGGAGTCAACGTCTGGCCCGAGGCCTGCGGCAAGATCGTCGCCGGCCACCCCGGGGTCACCGGCGAGTATTACTGCTACGCGGAGCGCGTCGCCCCAGAGGGCAAGGTCGCCCGCGACGAGATGACGATCATGGTCGAGAAGGCCGACGGCACCGGCGACTCCGCTGTGCTGCGGGCCGAGCTCGCCGCCCTGCTCAAGCAGAAGACGGGCGTCGCCATCGGCGTCGAGCTCGTCGAGCGCGACGGACTGCGCGAGCTCACGGGGCACGGCCACCGGGCCAAGCTCAAACGCTTCGAGGACCGGCGGGAGGCCGGCCGATGA
- a CDS encoding zinc-binding dehydrogenase: MQEQHSSPLVARDRPSPIAGPGEVVLRVVAAGLNHLDLWLQQGDTGDALSLPRVPGSDVLGDVTAVGDGVSDALLGERVILYPGRACGSCAFCTEGSLSACRQFEILGYNYDGGYAQEIAVAADAVVPVGADASLAWAAVPVSYITAWNALVRTGGIARGDVVAIWGASGGLGNAALRIASALGARVVAIVGSAEKALWLAATGFDGDVLVRGDDLVKRVRAVTGGRGVDLVLDHVGAATWNDSLRMLSVRGHLAFCGVTTGHSVQTDLRQVFGKQLTIAGSWIGDPADLMAVVELLRAHPDALPVIQNSFTLDNAVAAQEAIADSAGNGKTILRCVEASTVQGEDR, from the coding sequence GTGCAAGAGCAGCACAGCAGCCCGCTCGTCGCCCGCGATCGGCCCTCCCCGATCGCGGGGCCCGGCGAGGTCGTCCTGCGCGTCGTCGCGGCCGGCCTCAACCACCTCGACCTGTGGTTGCAGCAGGGCGACACCGGCGACGCCCTGAGCCTGCCCCGGGTGCCCGGCAGCGATGTGCTCGGCGACGTCACGGCCGTCGGCGACGGTGTCTCCGACGCGCTCCTCGGCGAGCGAGTCATCCTCTACCCAGGCCGCGCCTGCGGCAGCTGCGCCTTCTGCACCGAGGGCAGCCTCTCCGCCTGCCGGCAATTCGAGATCCTCGGCTACAACTACGACGGCGGCTACGCCCAGGAGATCGCGGTCGCGGCCGACGCCGTCGTGCCCGTCGGCGCGGACGCCTCGCTCGCGTGGGCGGCCGTGCCGGTGTCCTACATCACCGCGTGGAACGCGCTCGTGCGCACGGGCGGCATCGCGCGCGGCGACGTCGTCGCCATCTGGGGCGCCAGCGGCGGTCTCGGCAACGCGGCGCTGCGCATCGCGAGCGCGCTCGGGGCTCGCGTGGTTGCAATCGTCGGCTCGGCGGAGAAAGCGCTCTGGCTCGCGGCCACGGGCTTCGACGGCGACGTGCTGGTGCGCGGGGACGACCTGGTGAAGCGCGTCCGCGCCGTGACTGGGGGGCGCGGCGTCGACCTCGTGCTCGATCATGTGGGCGCGGCCACGTGGAATGACAGCCTGCGCATGCTCTCCGTCCGCGGGCACCTGGCCTTCTGCGGCGTCACGACCGGGCACAGCGTGCAGACCGACCTGCGCCAGGTGTTCGGCAAGCAGCTGACCATCGCCGGCAGCTGGATCGGCGACCCGGCAGACCTGATGGCCGTGGTCGAGTTGCTGCGCGCCCACCCGGACGCGCTGCCGGTCATCCAGAATAGTTTCACCCTCGACAATGCCGTCGCCGCTCAGGAGGCTATCGCCGACTCCGCGGGCAACGGCAAGACGATCCTGCGCTGTGTCGAGGCCAGCACCGTACAAGGAGAAGACAGATGA
- a CDS encoding acetyl-CoA C-acyltransferase — protein sequence MTEAFLVGGARTPVGRYGGSLSSVRPDDLAAITMRAAVERAGIDPADVDEVIFGNANGAGEENRNVARLAWLLAGFPDTVPGITVNRLCASGMSAITMASHMIKAGAADLVVAGGVESMSRAPWVLEKPAKAFSGPGASFDTSIGWRFTNPAFLSGELSRDGKMVYSMPETAEEVARVYGTSRTDCDAFAVRSHERALAAIAAGHFAEEIVPVSVAQRRGAAVLIDTDEGPRSGTSLDVLAELRPVVRGGTVVTAGNASTLNDGASAIVVASERAIERYGLTPRARILDGAAAGLAPEIMGVGPVPATRKVLERQGRGIDELAAVELNEAFASQSLACMRELGLDAEITNRDGGAIALGHPLGSSGARIVISLLGRLEREAAAGDLGLATMCVGVGQGTALLIERV from the coding sequence ATGACCGAGGCCTTCCTCGTCGGCGGGGCCCGCACCCCAGTCGGCCGCTACGGCGGCTCCCTGAGCTCGGTCCGCCCCGACGACCTCGCTGCCATCACCATGCGGGCCGCCGTCGAACGGGCCGGCATCGACCCGGCCGACGTCGACGAGGTGATCTTCGGGAATGCGAACGGCGCGGGCGAGGAGAACCGCAACGTCGCCCGGCTGGCTTGGCTGCTCGCCGGCTTCCCCGACACCGTCCCCGGGATCACGGTCAACCGGCTGTGCGCCTCCGGCATGAGCGCCATCACCATGGCGAGTCACATGATCAAGGCGGGTGCGGCCGACCTCGTCGTCGCCGGCGGCGTCGAGTCGATGTCGCGCGCACCGTGGGTGTTGGAGAAGCCAGCTAAGGCCTTCTCTGGCCCCGGCGCGAGCTTCGACACGTCGATCGGCTGGCGCTTCACGAACCCGGCCTTCCTCTCCGGCGAGCTCTCCCGCGACGGCAAGATGGTGTACTCCATGCCTGAGACTGCCGAGGAGGTCGCCCGCGTCTACGGCACCAGCCGGACGGACTGCGACGCCTTTGCAGTGCGCTCGCATGAGCGCGCCCTCGCGGCGATCGCTGCCGGCCACTTCGCAGAGGAGATCGTGCCGGTCAGCGTAGCCCAACGCCGCGGCGCGGCCGTGCTCATCGACACGGACGAGGGTCCGCGCTCCGGCACCAGCCTCGACGTACTCGCGGAACTCCGCCCCGTGGTGCGCGGGGGAACCGTCGTGACCGCGGGCAACGCCTCCACTCTCAACGACGGGGCCTCTGCCATCGTCGTCGCCTCGGAACGCGCGATCGAGCGCTACGGACTCACTCCGCGCGCGCGGATCCTCGATGGCGCCGCCGCCGGCCTCGCGCCCGAGATCATGGGAGTCGGCCCGGTGCCGGCAACCCGCAAGGTGCTCGAGCGCCAGGGGCGCGGCATCGACGAGCTCGCGGCCGTCGAGCTCAACGAGGCCTTCGCCTCGCAGTCGCTGGCCTGCATGCGCGAGCTCGGTCTCGACGCCGAGATCACAAACCGCGACGGCGGCGCGATCGCGCTCGGCCACCCGCTCGGCTCCTCCGGCGCACGCATCGTGATCAGCCTGTTGGGGCGCCTCGAACGCGAGGCCGCCGCGGGCGACCTCGGACTGGCCACGATGTGCGTCGGCGTCGGGCAGGGCACCGCCCTGCTGATCGAGCGGGTGTGA
- a CDS encoding enoyl-CoA hydratase/isomerase family protein — translation MASRGAPPFSTLRVTDRDDHLEVRLHRPAVRNAIDQAMVDELLRVCAELEARPRILVIAGTPGDPATGARGVFASGADIAQLRERRRDDALAGINSGVFDRIAKLPMPVIAVLDGHALGGGAELAYAADFRIGTPEVRLGNPETGLGIMAAAGATWRLKELVGESVAKQIILAGRVLSGEECLAVGLLSELRPAAELVAATSALVARIAAQDPLAVRLSKSVFHTPREAHPVIDTLAQAVLFESEAKFERMQAFLDRKSK, via the coding sequence ATGGCCAGCCGCGGCGCCCCGCCATTCTCAACGCTGCGCGTCACAGATCGCGACGACCACCTCGAGGTGCGGCTGCACCGCCCCGCCGTGCGCAACGCCATCGACCAGGCGATGGTCGATGAGCTGCTCCGGGTCTGCGCCGAGCTCGAGGCGCGCCCGCGGATCCTCGTCATCGCTGGCACGCCCGGCGACCCGGCGACGGGTGCCCGCGGCGTCTTCGCCTCCGGGGCCGACATCGCCCAGCTGCGCGAGCGGCGTCGGGACGATGCCCTGGCCGGCATCAACTCCGGCGTCTTCGACCGGATCGCCAAACTGCCGATGCCCGTCATCGCAGTGCTCGACGGGCACGCCCTCGGCGGCGGGGCCGAGCTCGCCTACGCAGCCGACTTCCGCATCGGCACCCCAGAGGTGCGCCTCGGCAACCCGGAGACGGGGCTCGGCATCATGGCGGCGGCCGGGGCGACGTGGCGACTCAAAGAGCTCGTCGGCGAGTCCGTCGCGAAGCAGATCATCCTCGCCGGCCGCGTGCTGAGCGGCGAGGAGTGCCTCGCCGTCGGCCTGCTCAGCGAGCTGCGACCGGCCGCAGAGCTCGTCGCGGCGACATCGGCCCTCGTCGCCCGCATCGCCGCCCAAGACCCGCTCGCGGTGCGGCTGTCCAAGTCGGTGTTCCACACGCCACGCGAGGCACACCCGGTGATCGACACGCTGGCCCAGGCCGTGCTGTTCGAGTCCGAGGCAAAATTCGAGCGGATGCAGGCGTTCCTCGACCGCAAGAGCAAGTGA
- a CDS encoding helix-turn-helix transcriptional regulator, with translation MVRLPHAPEDVERGKRLGAALRQARGSRSMLEIALEAGVSPETLRKIESGRVAAPAFPTVAVIAQALGLSLDAVWAEIAGPERESAPGGSGPLRREPMAS, from the coding sequence ATGGTCAGACTGCCGCATGCGCCCGAGGACGTTGAGCGCGGAAAACGCCTCGGCGCTGCGCTGCGCCAGGCCAGGGGGAGCCGCTCCATGCTCGAGATCGCGCTCGAGGCCGGGGTCTCGCCGGAGACGCTGCGGAAGATCGAGTCCGGCCGCGTGGCGGCCCCGGCCTTCCCGACCGTCGCGGTGATCGCCCAGGCCCTCGGCCTCTCCCTCGACGCGGTGTGGGCGGAGATCGCCGGCCCAGAGCGGGAGAGCGCGCCGGGTGGGTCGGGCCCGCTCCGGCGGGAGCCGATGGCCTCCTAG